One stretch of Malus domestica chromosome 14, GDT2T_hap1 DNA includes these proteins:
- the LOC139191179 gene encoding uncharacterized protein — MDLEVVEVEVFGDSELVINQLNEEFKCRHITMAGYYLAATQLLSFWDYEISVNHVPRGSNLAANEMAQLASGVPIQERKYGVDVEIQRRNLPSILERGFSLDIMVLEAEIEDWRSPIIHHLKDPSSPTSKKDRQQATKYVLWAKNLLRKTLDGLLLKCLGQEESMRVMAKVHEGVCGAH; from the coding sequence atggatctgGAGGTAGTAGAGGTAGAGGTCTTTGGGGATTCAGAGTTGGTAATAAACCAGTTAAATGAGgagttcaagtgcagacatattACCATggcggggtattacttggcagctaCGCAATTATTGAGTTTCTGGGATTATGAGATATCGGTCAATCATGTTCCCAGGGGATCCAACTTAGCGGCCAACGAGATGGCACAACTAGCCTCAGGAGTGCCAATACAGGAGAGAAAATATGGGGTAGATGTCGAGATCCAAAGAAGAAACCTTCCTTCCATCTTAGAAAGGGGATTCAGTCTAGATATAATGGTGTTAGAAGCCGAGATAGAAGATTGGAGGTCACCTatcattcatcatttgaaggATCCCTCTTCGCCTACAAGCAAGAAGGATAGACAAcaagcaaccaagtatgtcttatgggcAAAGAACTTGCTAAGGAAAACTCTAGATGGGTTACTGTTGAAATGCTTGGGCCAAGAAGAATCCATGAGGGTAATGGCCAAAGTACATGAGGGAGTATGTGGAGCACATTAG